acatatttgttcaaggaagttttttattttaatggcatggaaatcaaagacaattatagatgctagttgcttttgagggaggctctgctgagcgctgccttgCAGTGGAGCAGAGctttgaacaaacaccccaagtaacaagtaataAGTAACAATAGAggggtcagaaaggaaacttgagataaagttgcagagagaaggatagaagctgtaggagggcagttttgaaatcaaagctttatgccagactctatctaaagctttcgatatgtctaacgctacagcaaaagtttcatcgaaatctctaaaagatatAGGATTGGTGCATTAGAAATAGTGCCTGGATTGCAGCTTCTCACATATCGGGCAAGTGCAATGTGTTGGCAAATGCTCTATCCCATTCCTTTAATGACAGACATGAGTGGCAGCTGAAGATGATATTTCAGGAGTTGTATATCTTTGGGACTCCTTGCATAGACCTGTTTGCTTCCTGTTTAAACAAGCAAGTGGCTCAGTTCTGTTCCTTGACACCAGATCCAGAGGCTGCTCATGTAGATGCTTTTACAATTCCAATTCTGATCCCTGGATATCTACAGAAGTTACGTGAGGAAAGGGCCCAAGGATGGATTGTTGTTCCACTCTCGCCGTTGCAACCTTGGATGGGTGTGCTCCTTCGGCTGCTGGTAGAGGACCCTCAGCTCATATGGAGTAGGAGGAATGTGCTCATGTATCCCTCCTCTGTAGAGGAGCACCTGATAATGAGGCTCGCCAGTTTGATGGCTTGTCAGCTGTCAGGACACAACTTGGAGCATGTGGAGTATCTGAAGAGGGTATGGAAATCATCATAGCTTCCTGGAATCCAGGGATTGAAAGACAATACAGCCCTCACATCAAGAGATGGTCAAACTTTTGTAGCTGAGGGAACATTAATCCTCTTACTCCCTCTGTTGCTGACATCTTGAATTTTTTGTCTCATACTTTCCACAAAGGTGTGGGCTATGAGAGTACTAACATGGCAAGGAGGGCTCTCTCAGCCCTGGGCATAGTGGTGGAAGGATGCAGGATGGAATCACCCTTTTGTCAAAAGGTTTCAGTGCGGGGTTTTCAACTTGTGCCCTTCTACGCCCAGGTATGAGGCAACCTGGGATGTGAAAACTGTGTTGCAAAGGATAAGGACCATGGATCCGCTACACAGCCTTTCTTTGAAGGACCTGTCGCTCAATTTGGTGATGGTGATCGCACTGACACAAGCAGCCAGGGTTCAAACATTGCACTTGTTAATGCTGAGGAACATCACCTTTGGAAGAGACTCTGTTTCAGTATTGTTAGGGGGTAACATCAAGCAATGCCAGCCCAAATTTAATGTTCAGACAGTGGAGAGTTTAGAGCTTATACTCAGGATAATaggttgtgtgtatatatgaccATGAAGGACTATATAGAGAAAACTGAGAAGCTCCGGACAGAATTTGGGAATGCAGACGGGAAACTGCATAAAACCTCATAGGAGTGTTTCTAAAGACACAGTGGCTAGGTGGCTCAAGACAGTGTTAGATAGGTGTGGGATTGACACCAAGAGGTTCACGGCGCTGGCCGTGCCAATTGCCACTATCATGGCCAAGGCTGGTTGGACGTGGGGAGGCCACGTTCGCTAGGCATTATAATAAGGATATACTCTGAGACACAGACCCGTTTCAAGAGGCGGTGTTGGGTTCTGTGTAATTCATGTTCATGTATATGTTATGTTGAGTTTTACATGTTTTGATTTATTATGTTCAGTGAGGGTAATGTTATGTTTCCATAATGAAGATTGGACTCTCTTTTTAGAGAGTTTTCTTTATACCTGTTTACATGACATGGCATTTGACAGGATTGGATGGATACAACATCCACATGACTTTAAAATCTCATGTGACAGCACCATCTAGCAGACATGTGATTTGCTGAAGTAAAATTAtagaagtacatgagacttaccataggtcagttgaaatgtgcttcggATTTTGCGAAGCAATCCACCGCTGCTGGAGAGAGCTTTCACATGAGATATGCAAAGATCAAGGTACCGGCAGACTTTAAAGAACTGAGAGCCACCCACATGCCACAAGGTCCCTAAAATGCCCGTCGGAAAGCTAAACCCAAAATTCAAAACCCCATCTTTCTGAAGGGTGGGAGTGGCGGGCATGTGAAAGCTCTCTCCAGCAGCGGTGGCTTGCTTCGCAAAATccgaagcacatttcaactgacctatggtaagtctcatgtacttctaTAATTTTACTTCAGCAACCCACTGCCATTGCTGGAGAGGCTACACATGAGATtttgaagccatgtgggtgtACTCTCAGAACTACACAATACTTAACATTCTCCAAGTGAGTGATTGATAATTAAACAAACTAAATATGAATCCAAACTTCATTGAATGaaaaaatcctcctccttccacagaTATGGCCCTTACAAAAAAACATATAGTACatgtataaaaaacaaaataagtcaATTGAGTTCCAACgcaaatgaatagagaaacctGTTAACATTACAATACAGAATCCAGTATGGCCTCTTGAAAAGAATCTGAAACCTGAGTGATCTCCTTATTATAGTGTTTAGCAAAGGTTGTCTCCTGAGTCCAACCCGCCTTAGATAAGATAATGGGAACTGGGACGTTCATGGCTTTGGTCTTGGAAGCAGAGGCTGGTCGAACACTTCCAGCCGTGAATTTCTTAGTATTGATACCACAGTCGGCAAGGACAGTCTTAATCCACCTTGACACTGTATCTTTGGAAACACTTTTATGTGGCTTCACCAAACTGATGAGGAGTTTCCCATTATCCTTCCCAAATTCCTTTCTCAGATTCTCCGTTCTGTTAAGATATTCCTTCAAGATATTCACAACACAAATTCTAGAATCAGGTAAATAAGCATGAAACTTAAGCATTCTAACATTAAACTTAGGATGGCATTGCTTAATGTTGCCCCCTaacaaaagagatagagaatttTTGTCAACAATAGCATTGGAATACAATAATAAATGTAAGGTCTGTACTCTCACAGCCTGAGTCAATGCCATAAGCATCACCAATTTCAAAGTTAAAGACTTCAAGGACAGGTCTGGTAATGGGCCTATGGACCTCAGCTTCTGCAATACAGGCCGCACATCCCAAGTTTCAGCATACCTAGGGCAAGAGGGTCTCAAGTTAAACACACCACGCATAAACCTATTGATAAGTGGATGATTCCCAGCTCTACATCCTTCCAACATAATTCCTAAAGCAGAGAGAGCACCTCTTGCCATGTTAACGGACTCATACCCCACCCCTCTATGAAATTTCtctgaaagaaaattcaaaacattAGTTACAGAGGGAGTAGAGGGATTGATATTCCATCTATCACAAAATGATGACCATCTGTTAATGTGTGGTCTATATTGTCGCATCGTACCTGGTCTCCACGATGCCATGATAATCTCTGTACCTTCTGACGatacacctctccctctaaGTTGTTGCCTGACAAAAGACATGCCATCAATTGGGTGTGGGTCATAATCGGATGTTCTTCCGCTGATGAGGGATGTCGTAGTACATTTGTTTTCTGAGTGATGAGCCTGGGGGCCTTGACCAACATTTGCAGAAGAGGGCCCATCCAAGGTTGGGAAGTCCACATTGGAACAACAATCCACccctttgctctctcctccctcattttctgTAGACACCTAGTtgtaataagagaaaatggtggGAAAAGGTAAATCAGATAGAAATTGGCCCAATTTAATGTGAACGCATCCACATGCTCTGCTTCTGGATCAGTTTAAAGTTAGCATGCCCTAACAACCCCAAGGCCCCATTAAGCATAGCCACCTCATGACCAACAACCTGATTGTGCTCCTCATTAGTAAACTTGTCTAGAACAGTAAGTGATTTAACAATGATAGTGGCAGCCTTAGTTATATCCTTGCCGACTTCCTTTAGTCTGAAATCAGCTTTCTTTGCCTCAGTGGGTAGGGCATCCAGCACTTGTGAGTTGCACTCGACTGCAATAAGTGCCTTACAGTTTCTAGGACGTTTAGAAACCTCATCTGCCAAAATCTCCTTATGGTCTTCATCTTTCAAACCATGAGAAAACCAGTGATTCACCATTGCAGCAATCGGTTCTTCAATAGCTTCAGAACAGTCATCCACGGGCACATAGGCCTTAGCTGCTTGTAACAGAATACTGCCAGAAGGAACCTCATCTTCAATCTCACCTTCTTCAGCACTCACTTCTTTTGAcctaaacccagaaaattcaccAGAGGTAGAAGGGGGATGGGAGGCAGAAAATTCATGAGTACCACCTAAGTCCTGTGCTGGCCCAGATCTGATGCCAGCTGTCCCAGGCTCAGAACCAACACTTGCACTGTCACCTCTGTCACTCCTAAGTTTATTCACATCCTCTTGAAGTACAGCCAAAGCCTCCAAAATCTTGGATAAAGAATTATTGCTAACTTCTCCAGACTGGCTAACTGGTGGTCGGGCGTCCATCTTAAACACACGATCACTTGCAACGGCATCCTCACCAGCAGAGGCCCCAGACCATTGAATATTCTTCCTCGTCTTATGCCTAGTGGACGAATAGAGTCGGCTTCCACGAGAATGTGAGGAACCGCTTCTTGGAGGTGTAGAACCACCCGAGGAAGACATACTGATGTACCAAACTCCTTCACAACGGCACACTTCTGTCACATGTCCCGCTCCTGAGAGATAACGGGAAAAACCACAGGCACAATACAACACCCACAAGACCACAAGTAAATAACAATAGTCAATTGATAAATGACAACCTGCTCCAAGTTTGGATAACAGGTAACAAGGGTGCAACGTGTCCTCCTGCTCCAAATGGATAACAGGAAAGGAACACCAGGCACTATTCCCGCTCCAACGGGATCACGGGGTAATAAAGTAAGGTATTAAATAAGTGCCAACCCGCTCTGAAAAACAGATAACGGATAACCAATCCCAAAATGGCAAACCGCAGCAGCAAGACAAACACGTCTTGCCTGTACCGAGAACAAAGCATCACTGCCGGTACCTTGATCTTTGCATATCTCATGTGTAGCCTCTCCGGCAATGGCGGTGGGTTGCTGAAGTAAAATTActgaagtacatgagacttaccatAGGTCAATTGAAATGTGCATCGGATTTTGTGAGCCAAATTACCTCTGCTAGATAGGAGCTCTCAcatgccctcctctccctccctttgttaAGTGGTGGATCTTGAGTTTCCCCAATGACAACTTCCATATTTGAATGGTTGGGAGGTAAAGATTCATGTGAGTGGTTGCAATCTTTGAAGACTGACAGTGTGGTGAAGCACAGCGTCTCTCATGTGAAAGCTCCCATCTAGCAGATTTGCCTGCAAAATCCGAAGCATATTTCAGGAGGAGACTTTAATGGAGGATcatgcaaggaaagaaagacattgaAGGCCATAGCTGCTTTCTCATAATGAAATGATTTTAAACTAATTAGCAAGTATTAATAAAAGAGCTGATcttttatataatgttaatatatgTTTCAAATGTAACTTGAACTGTTGTATTGCTTCTCTTTGCAGACTGTAGATTACTTCATAGTGCCTGTGATTGGTAAGGTATTCATCATGGAGGCACTCATCTATGGATCCTTCACAGTCCTTGCCTTGGTGGCTTTGGTGTTCCATGTGTTTGCCTTGAAAACAAAAAGCCAAATCTCTTCAGCAAATAATCCACACTTCAAGAGATTTCAACATTCATTCTTCCTGGTATACTTCATGGCACTGTTCTCGGACTGGCTGCAAGGACCTTATGTGTACAAGCTCTATCAGCACTATGGATATGCTAGCAACCAGATTGCTCTATTATATGTGGTTGGTTTTGCTAGTAGTGTAATATTTGGGACAACTACAGGACCCCTGGCAGATCGGTTTGGTAGAAAGAAAATGGCCTTGACATTTTGTGTGATGTATTCATTTTGTTGTCTCACGAAACTTAGTTCACAGTTCTTTTGGCTGTTTTTGGGTCGTGTATTTGGTGGCATCTCAACTTCCATGTTGTTCTCTACTTTTGAGTCATGGTATGTATAtgaacacacagaaacacatgaTTTCCCCAGTGAATGGCTAACTGTGACATTCTCCAAAGCTACTTTTTGGAATGGCGTGCTTGCCATCAATGCTGGGGTATTTTCAAATATATTTGCTGAATCTTTGGGATATGGACCAGTATCTCCATTCATGCTATCAATTCCATTTTTAATGATGGCTGGCCTGATCATCTTGAAGACCTGGAAGGAGAACTACGGGAACCAGAGTCTCAACTTACGTCGCTCATGCATGGATGGTCTGAGGTCCATCCTATTCAATGAAACTATCCTCTACTTGGGTATTGTTCAGTCCCTATTTGAGGCCAATATGTACATTTTTGTGTTTCAGTGGACCCCTGTGTTAGGTGGAGCTAACCCTCCCTTGGGTATGGTATTTGCCAGCTTTATGGTTTGTATCATGATAGGTTCTTCCCTCTACTCTATTATGCTAGCCAAAAAGTTCACTTCAGAACAGTTGTTGGTGTTTGCTGTGATATTGGCCACTGTTGCCATGACCATTTGCATTTATTCAACTGGCGAAGGTTACCtgtatctctctttcttggCCTTTCTTATCCTAGAAATTGGTGTGGGCATGTACTTTCCTGCTATTGGGTACCTGCGCTCTCAGGTCATTCCTGAGGAGCTGCGTGCTGGCATCATGAACTGGTTTCGTGTACCAACCAATGTCATTACTTGTGCCAGTCTGCTACTGGTTCACAATAATACTATAATCAGTTCCACTCAGGCCATGTTCACTGTCTGCACTGTTATGTTGCTTGTGGCAATCATCATCAGTATAAGGT
This region of Portunus trituberculatus isolate SZX2019 chromosome 12, ASM1759143v1, whole genome shotgun sequence genomic DNA includes:
- the LOC123502594 gene encoding molybdate-anion transporter-like isoform X1, whose translation is MSGEGTLANFSLTVDYFIVPVIGKVFIMEALIYGSFTVLALVALVFHVFALKTKSQISSANNPHFKRFQHSFFLVYFMALFSDWLQGPYVYKLYQHYGYASNQIALLYVVGFASSVIFGTTTGPLADRFGRKKMALTFCVMYSFCCLTKLSSQFFWLFLGRVFGGISTSMLFSTFESWYVYEHTETHDFPSEWLTVTFSKATFWNGVLAINAGVFSNIFAESLGYGPVSPFMLSIPFLMMAGLIILKTWKENYGNQSLNLRRSCMDGLRSILFNETILYLGIVQSLFEANMYIFVFQWTPVLGGANPPLGMVFASFMVCIMIGSSLYSIMLAKKFTSEQLLVFAVILATVAMTICIYSTGEGYLYLSFLAFLILEIGVGMYFPAIGYLRSQVIPEELRAGIMNWFRVPTNVITCASLLLVHNNTIISSTQAMFTVCTVMLLVAIIISIRFVRLFSSNKTPLPQSEDQVPLTKAEL
- the LOC123502594 gene encoding molybdate-anion transporter-like isoform X2, giving the protein MEALIYGSFTVLALVALVFHVFALKTKSQISSANNPHFKRFQHSFFLVYFMALFSDWLQGPYVYKLYQHYGYASNQIALLYVVGFASSVIFGTTTGPLADRFGRKKMALTFCVMYSFCCLTKLSSQFFWLFLGRVFGGISTSMLFSTFESWYVYEHTETHDFPSEWLTVTFSKATFWNGVLAINAGVFSNIFAESLGYGPVSPFMLSIPFLMMAGLIILKTWKENYGNQSLNLRRSCMDGLRSILFNETILYLGIVQSLFEANMYIFVFQWTPVLGGANPPLGMVFASFMVCIMIGSSLYSIMLAKKFTSEQLLVFAVILATVAMTICIYSTGEGYLYLSFLAFLILEIGVGMYFPAIGYLRSQVIPEELRAGIMNWFRVPTNVITCASLLLVHNNTIISSTQAMFTVCTVMLLVAIIISIRFVRLFSSNKTPLPQSEDQVPLTKAEL